One part of the Nymphaea colorata isolate Beijing-Zhang1983 chromosome 8, ASM883128v2, whole genome shotgun sequence genome encodes these proteins:
- the LOC116259367 gene encoding folate synthesis bifunctional protein, mitochondrial-like isoform X1 yields the protein MKTFKKVLPRATYALRKAVHSRQFCDFMVEVHSPEEEVVIALGSNVGNRIHNFDKALSLMKKSGITITRHACLYETEPAYVTEQPLFLNSAIRGFTKLQPHELLRVLKQIEKELGRTEGIRYGPRPIDLDVLFYGKYSIKSEILSIPHERIWERPFVVAPLIDLLGTSIDTDSVATWHSFSGQFGGISEVWKKLGGESSIGKEGLRRVLPIGDHLWDWSKRTHVMGVLNLTPDSFSDGGKFISVDAAVSHVRLMISEGADIIDIGGQSTRPLAPKVSAEEELKRLMPVLKSVINIPEAEGKLFSVDTYHSKVASEVIAAGVHFVNDVSGGRLDTDMFSVVAGLGSPYIMMHMRGDPSTMQNKENVSYEDVCKEVANELYSRVEEAEQSGIPSWRIIIDPGIGFSKTVEQNLEILMGMQTIRKEIAHRSLAISHAPMLIGPSRKSFLGKICDRSDATERDPATIASVTAGILAGANIIRVHNVKDNLDAAKVCDALLSQRRT from the exons ATGAAAACCTTCAAAAAGGTACTTCCTCGAGCTACATATGCATTGAGAAAGGCTGTTCACTCCCGCCAGTTTTGTG ATTTTATGGTGGAAGTGCATTCCCCAGAGGAAGAAGTAGTGATTGCTCTAGGGAGCAATGTGGGGAATAGGATCCATAATTTTGACAAAGCTCTATCTCTAATGAAAAAATCAGGTATTACAATCACAAGACATGCTTGCCTATATGAAACAGAACCTGCTTATGTGACTGAGCAACCCTTATTCCTTAATTCTGCAATCAGAGGCTTCACCAAGCTTCAGCCACATGAACTGTTAAGAGTTCTTAAACAAATTGAGAAGGAGCTGGGTCGAACAGAGGGCATTAGATATGGTCCCAGGCCTATAGATCTGGATGTGTTGTTTTATGGCAAGTACAGTATAAAATCAGAGATTCTTAGCATACCCCATGAACGTATTTGGGAGAGGCCATTCGTGGTTGCACCTTTAATTGATCTTTTGGGTACCTCCATTGACACAGATAGTGTTGCTACTTGGCATTCCTTTTCTGGTCAATTTGGTGGTATTTCAGAAGTATGGAAGAAACTTGGTGGTGAATCTTCAATTGGAAAAGAAGGTCTCAGAAGGGTTTTACCTATTGGTGACCACTTGTGGGACTGGTCAAAGAGAACCCATGTGATGGGTGTTCTGAATCTGACACCCGATAGCTTCAGTGATGGCGGCAAGTTTATTTCAGTAGATGCTGCAGTTTCCCATGTTAGGCTAATGATCTCGGAGGGGGCTGATATTATTGATATAGGTGGACAGTCCACACGCCCTTTAGCACCAAAAGTTTCTGCTGAAGAAGAATTGAAGAGGCTGATGCCTGTTTTAAAATCAGTCATTAACATTCCTGAAGCAGAAGGGAAACTTTTCTCGGTTGATACATATCATTCAAAAGTTGCATCTGAGGTGATAGCTGCTGGGGTTCATTTTGTTAATGATGTTTCTGGAGGTAGGTTAGACACTGATATGTTTTCAGTTGTTGCTGGCCTTGGTTCACCTTACATCATGATGCATATGAGAGGGGATCCAAGTACCATGcagaacaaagaaaatgtgTCATATGAAGATGTATGTAAAGAAGTGGCAAATGAGTTGTACTCCAGGGTTGAGGAGGCAGAGCAATCAGGAATTCCTTCATGGAGAATCATAATTGATCCTGGTATTGGTTTCTCTAAAACTGTTGAACAGAACTTGGAAATTCTCATGGGCATGCAGACAATTCGTAAAGAAATTGCCCATAGAAGTTTAGCCATTTCTCATGCACCTATGTTAATTGGACCTTCTCGAAAGAGTTTTCTAGGTAAAATTTGTGACCGATCAGACGCTACAGAGCGTGATCCTGCAACCATTGCTTCTGTTACAGCAGGAATTTTGGCTGGTGCTAACATTATAAGAGTACACAATGTTAAAGACAACTTAGATGCAGCAAAGGTCTGTGATGCATTACTATCACAGAGGAGAACTTGA
- the LOC116259367 gene encoding folate synthesis bifunctional protein, mitochondrial-like isoform X2, translating into MVEVHSPEEEVVIALGSNVGNRIHNFDKALSLMKKSGITITRHACLYETEPAYVTEQPLFLNSAIRGFTKLQPHELLRVLKQIEKELGRTEGIRYGPRPIDLDVLFYGKYSIKSEILSIPHERIWERPFVVAPLIDLLGTSIDTDSVATWHSFSGQFGGISEVWKKLGGESSIGKEGLRRVLPIGDHLWDWSKRTHVMGVLNLTPDSFSDGGKFISVDAAVSHVRLMISEGADIIDIGGQSTRPLAPKVSAEEELKRLMPVLKSVINIPEAEGKLFSVDTYHSKVASEVIAAGVHFVNDVSGGRLDTDMFSVVAGLGSPYIMMHMRGDPSTMQNKENVSYEDVCKEVANELYSRVEEAEQSGIPSWRIIIDPGIGFSKTVEQNLEILMGMQTIRKEIAHRSLAISHAPMLIGPSRKSFLGKICDRSDATERDPATIASVTAGILAGANIIRVHNVKDNLDAAKVCDALLSQRRT; encoded by the coding sequence ATGGTGGAAGTGCATTCCCCAGAGGAAGAAGTAGTGATTGCTCTAGGGAGCAATGTGGGGAATAGGATCCATAATTTTGACAAAGCTCTATCTCTAATGAAAAAATCAGGTATTACAATCACAAGACATGCTTGCCTATATGAAACAGAACCTGCTTATGTGACTGAGCAACCCTTATTCCTTAATTCTGCAATCAGAGGCTTCACCAAGCTTCAGCCACATGAACTGTTAAGAGTTCTTAAACAAATTGAGAAGGAGCTGGGTCGAACAGAGGGCATTAGATATGGTCCCAGGCCTATAGATCTGGATGTGTTGTTTTATGGCAAGTACAGTATAAAATCAGAGATTCTTAGCATACCCCATGAACGTATTTGGGAGAGGCCATTCGTGGTTGCACCTTTAATTGATCTTTTGGGTACCTCCATTGACACAGATAGTGTTGCTACTTGGCATTCCTTTTCTGGTCAATTTGGTGGTATTTCAGAAGTATGGAAGAAACTTGGTGGTGAATCTTCAATTGGAAAAGAAGGTCTCAGAAGGGTTTTACCTATTGGTGACCACTTGTGGGACTGGTCAAAGAGAACCCATGTGATGGGTGTTCTGAATCTGACACCCGATAGCTTCAGTGATGGCGGCAAGTTTATTTCAGTAGATGCTGCAGTTTCCCATGTTAGGCTAATGATCTCGGAGGGGGCTGATATTATTGATATAGGTGGACAGTCCACACGCCCTTTAGCACCAAAAGTTTCTGCTGAAGAAGAATTGAAGAGGCTGATGCCTGTTTTAAAATCAGTCATTAACATTCCTGAAGCAGAAGGGAAACTTTTCTCGGTTGATACATATCATTCAAAAGTTGCATCTGAGGTGATAGCTGCTGGGGTTCATTTTGTTAATGATGTTTCTGGAGGTAGGTTAGACACTGATATGTTTTCAGTTGTTGCTGGCCTTGGTTCACCTTACATCATGATGCATATGAGAGGGGATCCAAGTACCATGcagaacaaagaaaatgtgTCATATGAAGATGTATGTAAAGAAGTGGCAAATGAGTTGTACTCCAGGGTTGAGGAGGCAGAGCAATCAGGAATTCCTTCATGGAGAATCATAATTGATCCTGGTATTGGTTTCTCTAAAACTGTTGAACAGAACTTGGAAATTCTCATGGGCATGCAGACAATTCGTAAAGAAATTGCCCATAGAAGTTTAGCCATTTCTCATGCACCTATGTTAATTGGACCTTCTCGAAAGAGTTTTCTAGGTAAAATTTGTGACCGATCAGACGCTACAGAGCGTGATCCTGCAACCATTGCTTCTGTTACAGCAGGAATTTTGGCTGGTGCTAACATTATAAGAGTACACAATGTTAAAGACAACTTAGATGCAGCAAAGGTCTGTGATGCATTACTATCACAGAGGAGAACTTGA